Part of the Salvelinus sp. IW2-2015 unplaced genomic scaffold, ASM291031v2 Un_scaffold2921, whole genome shotgun sequence genome, tttctcttttcttttttgcaAAACAGCTCTTATTTACACATATACAAAATGGTCCTCACTTTCCGGATTCATTTATCTCAGGCTTTCCGCCTTGCCAACTGGAAATGGTCATATTACAGATAATCCCTTAATTAAATTATGTCGATCACAAATAGAATGTATCCGTTTATATGAATTCAGACTTGTACTATCTTAGAATAGCACAGGCCTACTACAGTATaaatacattcacacacatacattcacacacacacacattatccaaTGTAGACCAAGGGTTCTTTCAGAAATTGGACACCGTCATTTTTTAATGTCTTTCAAAGCCGGCATCGGAACTTCTTTGGTGTGTAGCCTTGTAGCGACCTTTGGCAGTCTTTGCATTTTTCTCTCCCCTTAAGGAATAAGTTGTGTTTTGAAGAATGTACAATTACTGTATGCAGTCCACCGACCCAACTTCACAACACCTGGTAGATGGTGTTTGGGTCATGCATGGCGGGGACGCAGTTGATGCGGGACGGGATGGGGGCTCCGTTCTCACTCCCTATGGAAACCAGCTCCGGAGAACAGGGGCTGCTACCCTCGGAACCGTCCTGAACAGCGGGACAGGCAGAGGTTTCCGTGGTGATGCGCTCCACGATGTTTGACAGGCAGTCCAAACTGGAAATAACAGAGTTCTTCTTGTGTCTGGAATCTGGAAATAAAATATGAGAATTAATATGACGTTTTTATTACAAGTAGCAGGTTTTACTATTAATTTGAACATTATGACaaacaaatctaatcaaatgaaGTCAGATAAAGTGACCACATCATAGCAAAACGAAAATGTTGTTTTATTCATAATTAAATGGTTTTATATACTGGGTCAAATATACTCAACATTGACCGTGTAGTTGTGTTCCATTTCAGACTCCGGAATTATGACGAATTGGTCATCGTAACCTGTAGCTCTGAAGCTGTTTATGAGAGTTGATGACGTGGAAATAACACTTACCATTTGGTGTTTCGTTGAAGTAGGTGCCGTCATACGTGTTTCTCCGTGTTGGTGGACAAGACGGGCCGTTGAAATCCATCTAAAAGAGAGCAATGATACCGATAAGTCAACTGAAAACAGCTCATGTTTGTGTCAACCAAACACTCGTATATGATCAAAAATATTCATGCGTAATTCTTGCGTAATTCTTGACAGTTCAGTTTCTCACCATTCCGTCTGAGCAGTTGGAGCGGGGACTGGACGCATCCGAGTCCYCGCTATAGTGATCCATCACCGGGTAATAGTTGCTCTCCTGTCCGGCCCCACGAAGCAGGCCTTGGAGAGACTCAATATAGCTGATGGCATTCCGCAGGATATCCACTTTGGGCAGCCTCTGGTTTGGGTTAGTGGACGTACATCTCTTCAGTGTCTCGAAGGCGTCGTTCACTTTGCTCAGTCGCCTTCTCTCCCGCATGGTAGCCGCTTTCCTGCGATCAGCGTTGGTGGTCTTCCTCTTGCAGGCTTTACAGGCCCACAGGAGGCACCTGCCGGCCTGGTGGTGCCCACTCGGTGCCCGGATGTGCTCGTCCTCTTTGTGATGGTGGTCGGAGTCCGGCTTGAGGAGACCCACATGAACGAGTCTCGGGTCCAGGTCCTCAAAGAAATGCATGTCGCTGGTGTTGAAGCAAGGGTCATCGTAGAAGTCATCTGGAGAGCTGATAGGGAAAGGAATATCCGGCAACTCCATGGTAACTTTTCTGTTCTGCCAAAAATCCCAAGAGATTAGGCGGAGATCACTTCAGCTGTCTTCTATGTACTAATATTTGTAGTGCGCACGTTTTTATCCAAGCACTCCGAATAAACGTGTTCCACTGTAAAGCGCAGCGACTACTGTAAAGGGGCGCAGTGTGGTTTTAGCAGCTGAAGTCTGAGGTTGCCCTTGGCGGCTTGATCATAACCAGGACTCTGGGCTGCATATAAAGAGGCCTGATGCTCCAGTGGGCGTGTCTTTACCCGGACCGTTATCTCAGATGACCAATGAGCGAAGGCCTGAAGGGAGTGTCCTTGTGATTTACCATGCCTGTCAGAAAGTTCAAGAAAACTGTTGGTTTAAAACATTCGAACAATTTAAATTCAACgtgtatatttttattctgttgtGCTTTCTGATATGAATATAGTTCATATGTGCAAGACATTATGAAATAGACATGGTTTWATTTTGGATGAAGTAGCCTAGTGGATAAATGTTGAACGTAGCCTAATCATTGTGAAATAGTGTACAGTTAATATGTGATTGAGGTGGTCAGACCACATTAATTTAAGTTTGAATTTAAGCATATTTTTCCGTTTTGAACATAACTTAAAAACACACTAGATGGGCTTTCATTTATCTTTCCCTAAACCTGATMATTTCTATGTGTTTGYAKTTTTTTTTKGTGGATTCCCGTTACACACAAGACACAAAAGTGATTTTCCATGAATCATTGCTATTCCCTCTGGTTTACAGGCCAGCTAATTTCATGGTTTCgctttgaatttaacacagggATTGACTCATCCCTGTTTGAATGGGAGTGCAAGATGTTCCGTTAGTCAATCAGTCAGTTTCCAACAACAGACGGACGGGTTTAGATCGTGGTGAAGAGGACGTTCTTACCCCATGGAGAAAGGCAGGCTCAGGccaaaacacaaccacaaccacaacctcaCTCGCTGATATAGTTCAATAACGAATTGATAAAGTGagatcaaatatattttggattgtttgttttatttgatcaatttaTTCGATTTGGGTGATTTTGTACTGCACTTTTAATTATCATGATattaatgtaaatgtgttattgcaAACGAAAAGGATGCCTATTATTTGCGAATTGGTTACATTTAGATGCAAACCGAGTCGATATGAATTCGGGGGGAAACGAAGTTTTTGACAGTAAAAATGTCAACAAATCGAAATTTCATACTCCAAATATAGGTTACAGACTAGTTCCATCTGGAGGAAATTAACTGCTGCAGAAAGACAGATCTCTCATTTGTCCTGTCTGTCCACTCCCCTGTTGAGTGTCAAAGGGTCAATTAGTCCTTTGATCTGGTGATGAGGGGCACACCGGCTCCACTGGTTGGCCACTTCACTATCCTATCCCAAGTGACCACTCACTTCTCCAGTGTTGGCTATCCAATCGGCCTGCTGGGATACTgtagacatagagagagagatgggtggatggaggaggatggcAGGACAGATGTTCGACTGGTAGATGTAGAGTGGATTGGGGtatgtgacagaggagagggtGGTGAGGTGCTGAGGGACTGTGACGGAGGGTGGTgagggtggtgggggtggtgagaCTGGCTCGAGTGGTAGGAGTGACTGGAGAGGTGGAGCTGAGAGGCTGGAGGGTAGGTGGTGTGTGAAGCGACGTGAGTGAGTTGAGACTGGAGAGGGTGGTGAGGACTGGAGAGGTGAGGAAGTGGAGAGGGTGGTGAGGGTGGTGAGGACTGGAGAGGGTGGTGAGGACTggtgagggtggtggtggtggtgaggactGATGAGAGGGGTGTGGTCTCTCTTTTGAGGGTGGTGAGGACTGGaagggtggtggggtggtgggggtggtgaggACTGGTGGGGGGTGGTGAGGACTGGAAGAGGGTGGTGAAGGGGTGGTGAGGATGGAGAGGGTGGTGAGGGTGGTGGGAGGTGAGGTGAGGAACTGGTGAGGGTGGTGAGGCACGGAGAGGGTGGGTGAGGACTGGGAGAGGGTGGTGAGGATGGGAGAGAGTCGGTGAGGCACTGGAGAGGGTGGTGAGGAGTGGTGAGGACTGGAGAGGGTGGTGGGAGGACTGGAGACGGGTGAGTGAGGGTGGTGAGGACTGGAGAGGGTGTGAGGACTGGAGAGGGTGGTGAGGACTGGTGAGAGGGTGGTGGGGGACTGGAGAGGGTGGTGAGGGTGGTGGGGACTGGAGAGGGTGGTgagggtggtgggggtggtgaggATGGTGAGGGGGTGAGGACTGGGGGTGAGGACTGGAGAGGGTGGTGAGGGTGGTGAGGTGTGGTGTGGAGGACTGGTGGTAGGACTGGAGTGGTGAGGACTGGAGAGGGTGGTGAGGACTGGAGAGGTGGTGAGGACTGGAGAGGgtggtgagggtgtgtgtgtgactgtgagagggTGGTGAGG contains:
- the LOC112074997 gene encoding myoblast determination protein 1 homolog 1, with protein sequence MELPDIPFPISSPDDFYDDPCFNTSDMHFFEDLDPRLVHVGLLKPDSDHHHKEDEHIRAPSGHHQAGRCLLWACKACKRKTTNADRRKAATMRERRRLSKVNDAFETLKRCTSTNPNQRLPKVDILRNAISYIESLQGLLRGAGQESNYYPVMDHYSXDSDASSPRSNCSDGMMDFNGPSCPPTRRNTYDGTYFNETPNDSRHKKNSVISSLDCLSNIVERITTETSACPAVQDGSEGSSPCSPELVSIGSENGAPIPSRINCVPAMHDPNTIYQVL